A window of Terriglobus sp. RCC_193 contains these coding sequences:
- a CDS encoding prolyl oligopeptidase family protein, with protein sequence MHWRIATILLMASMSTAQTPRSTTALHYPTPHIVPQVDDYFGTKISDPYRWMEDLDSPETKAWVDAENEVTAAYFKPLTFRDGIHKRMMDLANYERFSMPQKRGSRYFYSRNSGLQNQSVVYWTEGLHSEPRELIDPNTYLADGTMAIGSLSITHDGRLAAIALSEAGSDWQKIIVRDVATGKDLPDVIQWTKFGGAAWLHDGSGFYYSGYDAPPDGDVLKAANFNMKIFFHKLGSPQKNDPVIFERSDNKEIYIFSGVTDDGNYLLITQQQGTSPNNELAVLDLTDPKAKVQRLITNADATYSPIGNDGSRFWLYTTLNASNGKVIAIDLKQPGREHWTTVIPEAKSKLDSVSLVHRTLIAEYLKDAHTQVELFDEKGKHVHTLSLPGIGTATGFGGERDDEETFYSFANFTTPNVIFRLDMKTLQSSVYREPKVAFDRTQYESKEVFVTSKDGTRVPVFLTYKKGLKLDGNNPTLLYAYGGFNVSLSPYFSATLIPWLERGGVYALACLRGGGEYGEAWHQAGMKLNKQNVFDDFIASTEWLITNKYTSSKKLAIRGESNGGLLMGAMITQRPDSFGAVAAGVGVMDMLRFDKFTVGWGWKADYGSPSENEAEFHAIYKYSPLHNLKPGGKYPSTLIFTADHDDRVFPAHSFKFAAQMQKDQAGPAPVLIRIETRAGHGGGMPLSKRLDVEADIQAFFLHELGVE encoded by the coding sequence ATGCATTGGCGCATTGCCACAATTTTGCTGATGGCCAGCATGTCCACCGCCCAGACACCCAGGAGTACCACCGCCTTGCACTATCCCACACCGCACATCGTTCCGCAGGTTGACGACTACTTCGGCACCAAGATCAGCGACCCGTATCGCTGGATGGAAGACCTGGATTCGCCAGAGACAAAGGCATGGGTAGACGCAGAGAACGAAGTCACTGCCGCCTACTTCAAGCCGCTGACATTTCGCGACGGCATTCACAAGCGCATGATGGACCTGGCGAACTACGAACGCTTCTCCATGCCGCAGAAGCGTGGCAGCCGCTATTTCTATTCGCGCAACAGCGGATTGCAGAACCAATCCGTCGTCTACTGGACGGAAGGTCTGCATAGTGAACCGCGTGAGTTGATTGACCCAAACACGTATCTTGCCGACGGCACCATGGCGATTGGATCACTCTCCATCACACACGATGGACGGCTTGCTGCCATTGCGCTGAGTGAAGCGGGAAGCGATTGGCAGAAGATTATTGTCCGCGATGTGGCAACAGGGAAAGACTTGCCCGATGTCATCCAATGGACGAAGTTTGGCGGTGCCGCATGGCTACATGACGGTAGCGGCTTTTACTACAGCGGCTACGACGCTCCGCCGGATGGCGATGTACTGAAGGCCGCAAACTTCAACATGAAAATCTTCTTTCACAAACTGGGCTCACCGCAGAAGAATGATCCCGTTATCTTTGAACGCTCGGATAACAAAGAGATCTACATTTTCAGCGGCGTTACGGATGATGGGAATTATCTCCTCATCACGCAGCAACAGGGCACCAGCCCGAACAATGAACTCGCTGTGCTGGACCTGACCGATCCCAAGGCGAAAGTGCAACGCCTGATCACAAATGCCGATGCCACTTACTCACCCATTGGTAACGATGGATCGCGCTTCTGGCTCTACACCACGCTGAACGCCAGCAATGGCAAGGTGATTGCCATTGATCTGAAACAACCGGGGCGCGAACACTGGACCACCGTCATTCCGGAAGCGAAGAGCAAGCTGGACAGCGTATCGCTGGTACATCGCACATTGATTGCAGAGTATCTGAAGGATGCGCACACGCAGGTCGAGTTGTTCGACGAGAAGGGTAAGCACGTACACACACTTTCGCTGCCGGGCATTGGAACTGCTACTGGTTTCGGCGGCGAGCGTGATGATGAAGAAACCTTCTATAGCTTTGCGAATTTCACAACACCGAACGTGATCTTCCGGCTGGACATGAAGACGCTGCAATCCAGTGTGTATCGCGAACCCAAGGTTGCATTCGATCGCACGCAGTATGAGTCGAAGGAAGTATTTGTTACCTCTAAAGACGGCACAAGGGTTCCTGTTTTTCTGACTTATAAAAAAGGTCTCAAGCTGGATGGGAATAATCCAACGCTGCTGTATGCATATGGTGGTTTCAATGTTTCCTTATCTCCTTACTTCTCTGCAACGCTGATTCCGTGGCTGGAACGCGGTGGTGTATATGCATTGGCCTGTCTGCGTGGTGGCGGCGAATACGGTGAAGCATGGCATCAGGCAGGTATGAAACTGAACAAGCAGAATGTCTTCGACGACTTCATTGCCAGCACGGAATGGCTGATCACGAACAAGTACACATCATCGAAAAAGCTTGCCATTCGCGGTGAATCGAATGGCGGCCTGTTGATGGGAGCCATGATTACGCAGCGGCCCGATTCGTTTGGAGCAGTGGCGGCAGGTGTTGGTGTGATGGATATGCTGCGCTTCGATAAGTTCACCGTGGGATGGGGATGGAAGGCTGACTATGGCTCGCCCAGTGAGAATGAAGCGGAGTTTCACGCGATCTATAAGTACTCGCCGCTGCATAACTTGAAACCGGGCGGTAAGTATCCGTCCACGCTTATCTTCACTGCGGATCATGATGATCGCGTCTTCCCTGCCCATAGCTTCAAATTCGCTGCACAGATGCAGAAGGACCAGGCTGGGCCTGCGCCGGTGCTCATTCGCATTGAAACGCGTGCCGGACATGGTGGCGGTATGCCTCTGTCCAAGCGTCTGGATGTGGAGGCAGACATCCAGGCATTCTTCCTGCACGAACTTGGCGTCGAATAA
- a CDS encoding Ig-like domain-containing protein, whose protein sequence is MRFWIRATAALAVTVGCFTLTGCSGFFFGTGVNVVLTPSATNATYGTSITLTATVAAADQAAQTSQGTPTGSVDFYDGNTDLGTGTLSSGTASLAVTTLAVGTHTVYAVFDGSSSYNQGTSPGKTITITASSSSLTATSTSLSLSSSSIASGGSVTMTATVSPSAVTGSVNFYNGSTLLGSGTVASGSASITTTALPVGTDSVTATYEGDSTYASSTSSAATITVN, encoded by the coding sequence TTGCGATTCTGGATTCGTGCCACTGCGGCGCTGGCTGTGACTGTGGGCTGTTTTACGCTTACGGGCTGCAGTGGTTTCTTCTTTGGCACTGGTGTGAATGTTGTGCTGACACCCTCTGCTACCAATGCCACCTATGGCACCAGCATCACGCTCACAGCCACGGTGGCCGCAGCCGATCAGGCAGCGCAGACCTCACAGGGCACTCCGACAGGCAGCGTCGACTTCTACGATGGCAATACCGATCTGGGGACGGGCACACTCAGCAGTGGAACCGCTTCCCTCGCGGTGACCACACTGGCGGTGGGGACACACACGGTATACGCAGTGTTTGATGGCTCGTCGTCTTACAATCAGGGCACATCGCCAGGCAAGACCATCACCATCACTGCAAGTAGCAGCAGTCTTACGGCCACGTCGACGTCGCTGAGTCTCTCCTCCAGCAGCATCGCATCCGGTGGCTCGGTCACCATGACGGCAACCGTATCGCCTTCTGCTGTCACAGGCAGCGTGAACTTCTACAACGGCTCCACGCTGCTGGGGTCTGGCACAGTGGCCAGTGGATCGGCAAGCATCACAACAACGGCACTGCCCGTTGGGACCGATTCGGTGACGGCCACCTACGAAGGCGACAGCACATACGCTTCCAGCACCTCCAGCGCCGCCACTATAACGGTGAACTAA
- a CDS encoding 3-ketoacyl-ACP reductase, with product MTNPVENKGRVALVTGGGRGIGFGIAKQLAASGFDVVITGRRDRTDVADAIAALEAARAEASQKIEYTAADVSSATAREALVRFVNDRFGRIDVLVNNAGIAPRVRADLLEATEESFDELISTNLKGPYFLTQAIAKWMVQLQETQRERRTIVNVSSVSAFVASINRGDYCISKAGIAMATKLWASRLTQHGIGVFEVQPGVIATDMTAGVKGKYDALMETDLLLDKRWGTPDDIGTAVAMLACGSLPYAPGAVLVLDGGMTLPRL from the coding sequence ATGACAAATCCGGTGGAAAACAAAGGACGTGTGGCACTGGTAACAGGCGGCGGACGTGGCATCGGCTTCGGCATTGCGAAACAACTTGCAGCCAGCGGATTTGATGTTGTCATCACCGGGCGTCGCGACAGGACCGACGTTGCGGATGCCATTGCTGCTTTGGAAGCGGCGCGTGCCGAGGCATCACAGAAGATTGAGTACACGGCAGCCGATGTAAGTAGTGCTACTGCGCGTGAGGCATTGGTTCGTTTTGTGAACGATCGTTTCGGACGGATCGATGTGTTGGTGAACAATGCGGGGATTGCACCGCGCGTCCGCGCCGACCTTCTGGAAGCAACGGAAGAGAGCTTCGATGAACTTATCTCCACCAATCTCAAAGGGCCGTACTTTCTGACACAGGCCATCGCGAAATGGATGGTGCAGTTACAGGAGACGCAACGCGAGCGGCGCACAATTGTGAATGTCAGCTCTGTCTCTGCCTTCGTCGCCAGCATCAATCGCGGCGATTACTGCATCAGCAAAGCTGGCATTGCTATGGCCACGAAGCTTTGGGCGTCACGGCTTACACAGCATGGCATCGGTGTCTTTGAAGTGCAGCCGGGTGTGATTGCCACCGATATGACCGCCGGAGTTAAGGGTAAGTACGACGCTTTGATGGAGACGGATCTGCTGCTGGACAAGCGCTGGGGCACGCCGGATGACATTGGAACGGCAGTCGCCATGCTGGCCTGCGGCAGCCTCCCTTATGCTCCGGGCGCCGTATTGGTTCTGGATGGCGGTATGACCCTGCCGAGACTGTAG
- a CDS encoding VWA domain-containing protein — MSLRGWGCGLLIMVGGVLHGQQQATPPAATDQPYTLQTSAKIVVVPTTVSLKSQIIYGLKANQFRITDNGVDQPVTLDEDADSLGLSLVVAVQCSRMAIMEYEKLEGLPQLLENLVGGGKREIALVRYGSHPELVQPFTRSITKIDAAMQKIGPCEDDKNATRDAVSYASSILENRDSHNRHAVLLIGEERDHGSTVKEAELIAQLGRSNTVVDAVAYSPGTNELREEATHFRGGSGPIGLLLMAVQAMKKNTARWLTAQSGGDYFSFHNRNGFDESLTRLSNRVHNYYLLSFPVPKGAEDGLHEIRVSVPEYPRADIRARRNYYAGNTPPPDVEK; from the coding sequence ATGAGTTTACGTGGATGGGGTTGCGGTCTTCTGATAATGGTGGGTGGCGTTCTGCATGGACAACAGCAGGCCACGCCACCGGCAGCGACAGATCAGCCGTACACCTTGCAGACCAGCGCAAAAATTGTGGTGGTACCCACCACGGTCAGTCTGAAGAGTCAGATCATTTACGGCCTGAAGGCGAATCAATTCCGCATTACCGACAACGGCGTGGACCAGCCCGTAACGCTGGATGAAGATGCGGATTCGCTGGGATTATCTCTTGTTGTCGCGGTGCAGTGCTCGCGCATGGCCATCATGGAATACGAGAAGCTGGAAGGACTACCGCAACTGCTTGAGAACCTTGTCGGCGGCGGCAAACGTGAAATCGCGCTGGTCCGTTACGGAAGCCATCCGGAACTGGTGCAGCCCTTCACACGCTCCATCACAAAGATTGATGCTGCCATGCAGAAGATCGGCCCATGCGAAGACGACAAGAATGCCACACGCGACGCCGTCAGCTATGCAAGTTCGATTCTTGAGAATCGCGACAGCCACAATCGTCATGCAGTGCTGTTGATTGGCGAAGAGCGCGATCACGGCTCCACGGTGAAAGAGGCGGAGCTGATCGCGCAGCTTGGCCGCAGTAACACCGTGGTGGATGCTGTAGCTTATTCACCTGGCACCAACGAATTGCGTGAAGAAGCGACACATTTTCGCGGTGGCTCTGGCCCCATTGGCCTGTTGCTGATGGCCGTCCAGGCGATGAAGAAGAATACAGCCAGGTGGCTCACTGCGCAGTCCGGTGGCGATTACTTTAGCTTCCACAACCGCAATGGTTTCGATGAAAGTCTGACCCGGCTCAGCAATCGTGTACACAACTACTATCTGCTGAGCTTCCCCGTCCCCAAAGGCGCAGAGGATGGCCTCCATGAGATTCGTGTCAGTGTGCCCGAGTATCCCAGGGCAGACATCCGCGCGCGCAGAAACTATTACGCAGGCAATACGCCTCCGCCGGATGTCGAAAAATGA
- a CDS encoding ABC transporter ATP-binding protein, which produces MPDIAVQTFGLTRRFDETIAVRDVNLSVEAGRFFGFLGPNGAGKSTTIKMLTGLLAPSEGRVVIAGMDMASHSLEAKRLIGVVPEGMALMGRLTGFEYLRFVGRMYGLTRGQAEERAQELLQFMDLASAPRKLVADYSHGMQRKLALAAAVIHTPRILFLDEPFEGVDAIAAGTLKRMLQRMTERGVTIFLTTHVLEIVEALCSHVAIIDKGSLVAQGSLEELRAGVAHEGERLTLEQIFLRVVGERENMQELSWLA; this is translated from the coding sequence ATGCCTGACATTGCGGTGCAGACGTTTGGACTGACTCGTCGTTTTGACGAGACGATTGCGGTGCGCGACGTAAACCTTTCCGTGGAAGCGGGCCGCTTCTTCGGTTTCCTGGGGCCAAACGGAGCAGGGAAGTCCACCACGATCAAGATGTTAACTGGCCTTTTGGCTCCTTCCGAAGGAAGAGTGGTAATTGCCGGAATGGACATGGCATCGCACTCTTTGGAGGCGAAGCGACTCATCGGTGTAGTTCCGGAAGGCATGGCGCTGATGGGACGGCTTACCGGTTTTGAGTACCTGCGTTTCGTCGGTCGCATGTATGGATTAACGCGCGGACAGGCGGAGGAACGTGCGCAGGAATTATTGCAGTTCATGGACCTTGCTTCTGCACCGCGTAAGTTGGTTGCGGATTATTCGCATGGCATGCAGCGCAAGCTGGCGCTGGCCGCAGCGGTCATTCACACACCGCGCATTCTCTTTCTCGACGAGCCATTTGAAGGCGTGGATGCGATTGCTGCAGGGACGCTGAAACGTATGTTGCAACGCATGACAGAGCGCGGCGTCACTATTTTTCTTACAACGCATGTGCTGGAGATAGTGGAGGCGCTCTGCTCGCACGTTGCCATCATTGATAAAGGTTCGCTGGTGGCGCAGGGATCGCTGGAGGAACTGCGTGCCGGTGTGGCGCATGAAGGAGAACGCCTGACGCTGGAGCAGATATTTCTGCGCGTAGTGGGCGAACGCGAAAACATGCAGGAGCTATCATGGCTGGCCTGA